From the genome of Orcinus orca chromosome 5, mOrcOrc1.1, whole genome shotgun sequence, one region includes:
- the PCBP3 gene encoding poly(rC)-binding protein 3 isoform X1 has protein sequence MGEGDTIWAPSVLPHGTLGTLSHHPQLHFGRKMESKVSEGGLNVTLTIRLLMHGKEVGSIIGKKGETVKKMREESGARINISEGNCPERIVTITGPTDAIFKAFAMIAYKFEEDIINCMTNSPATSKPPVTLRLVVPASQCGSLIGKGGSKIKEIRESTGAQVQVAGDMLPNSTERAVTISGTPDAIIQCVKQICVVMLESPPKGATIPYRPKPASTPVIFAGGQVRAEPLSASTANLSLLLQPPPLPAYTIQGQYAIPHPDQLTKLHQLAMQQTPFPPLGQTNPAFPGEKLPLHSSEEAQNLMGQSSGLDASPPASTHELTIPNDLIGCIIGRQGTKINEIRQMSGAQIKIANATEGSSERQITITGTPANISLAQYLINARLTSEVTGMGAL, from the exons GTGACACCATCTGGGCCCCATCTGTCCTTCCTCACGGCACCCTCGGCACCTTGAGCCACCACCCCCagctacattttggaagaaagATGGAGTCCAAGGTCTCAGAAGGTGGCCTGAACGTGACGCTGAccatccgcctgctgatgcacggcAAG GAAGTTGGCAGCATCATCGGgaag AAAGGAGAGACCGTGAAGAAGATGCGTGAAGAG AGCGGGGCAAGGATCAACATCTCGGAAGGAAACTGCCCAGAAAGAATCGTGACCATCACGGGCCCGACAGACGCCATCTTCAAGGCCTTTGCCATGATCGCCTACAAGTTTGAGGAG gacATCATTAACTGCATGACCAACAGCCCGGCCACCAGCAAGCCCCCGGTGACGCTGAGGTTGGTGGTCCCCGCCAGCCAGTGCGGGTCCCTGATCGGCAAAGGCGGCTCCAAGATCAAGGAGATCAGGGAG TCCACAGGTGCCCAGGTCCAGGTGGCCGGGGACATGCTGCCCAACTCCACGGAGCGGGCAGTGACCATCTCGGGGACCCCCGACGCCATCATCCAGTGTGTCAAGCAGATCTGTGTGGTCATGCTGGAG TCCCCACCGAAAGGTGCCACCATTCCCTACCGCCCAAAGCCCGCCTCCACCCCTGTCATTTTTGCAGGTGGTCAGGTAAGAGCCGAGCCGCTCTCGGCCTCCACTGCCAACCTCAGCCTCTTACTGCAGCCCCCGCCGCTGCCC gccTACACGATCCAGGGACAGTACGCCATCCCCCACCCAGAT CAGTTGACCAAGCTCCACCAGCTGGCCATGCAGCAAACCCCCTTTCCTCCCCTCGGACAGACCAACCCCGCTTTCCCCG GAGAAAAGCTGCCTTTACACTCCTCCGAAGAAGCTCAAAATCTGATGGGCCAGTCGTCAG GTCTGGACGCCAGCCCCCCCGCCAGCACTCACGAGCTCACCATTCCCAATGAT CTAATAGGCTGCATAATTGGACGCCAGGGGACCAAAATCAATGAAATTCGACAGATGTCTGGAGCGCAGATCAAAATCGCCAATGCCACGGAGGGGTCGTCAGAGCGCCAGATCACCATCACGGGGACCCCGGCCAACATCAGCCTTGCCCAGTACCTCATCAACGCCAG GCTGACGTCCGAGGTCACCGGGATGGGCGCGCTCTAA
- the PCBP3 gene encoding poly(rC)-binding protein 3 isoform X3 — MGEGDTIWAPSVLPHGTLGTLSHHPQLHFGRKMESKVSEGGLNVTLTIRLLMHGKEVGSIIGKKGETVKKMREESGARINISEGNCPERIVTITGPTDAIFKAFAMIAYKFEEDIINCMTNSPATSKPPVTLRLVVPASQCGSLIGKGGSKIKEIRESTGAQVQVAGDMLPNSTERAVTISGTPDAIIQCVKQICVVMLESPPKGATIPYRPKPASTPVIFAGGQVRAEPLSASTANLSLLLQPPPLPAYTIQGQYAIPHPDQLTKLHQLAMQQTPFPPLGQTNPAFPGLDASPPASTHELTIPNDLIGCIIGRQGTKINEIRQMSGAQIKIANATEGSSERQITITGTPANISLAQYLINARLTSEVTGMGAL, encoded by the exons GTGACACCATCTGGGCCCCATCTGTCCTTCCTCACGGCACCCTCGGCACCTTGAGCCACCACCCCCagctacattttggaagaaagATGGAGTCCAAGGTCTCAGAAGGTGGCCTGAACGTGACGCTGAccatccgcctgctgatgcacggcAAG GAAGTTGGCAGCATCATCGGgaag AAAGGAGAGACCGTGAAGAAGATGCGTGAAGAG AGCGGGGCAAGGATCAACATCTCGGAAGGAAACTGCCCAGAAAGAATCGTGACCATCACGGGCCCGACAGACGCCATCTTCAAGGCCTTTGCCATGATCGCCTACAAGTTTGAGGAG gacATCATTAACTGCATGACCAACAGCCCGGCCACCAGCAAGCCCCCGGTGACGCTGAGGTTGGTGGTCCCCGCCAGCCAGTGCGGGTCCCTGATCGGCAAAGGCGGCTCCAAGATCAAGGAGATCAGGGAG TCCACAGGTGCCCAGGTCCAGGTGGCCGGGGACATGCTGCCCAACTCCACGGAGCGGGCAGTGACCATCTCGGGGACCCCCGACGCCATCATCCAGTGTGTCAAGCAGATCTGTGTGGTCATGCTGGAG TCCCCACCGAAAGGTGCCACCATTCCCTACCGCCCAAAGCCCGCCTCCACCCCTGTCATTTTTGCAGGTGGTCAGGTAAGAGCCGAGCCGCTCTCGGCCTCCACTGCCAACCTCAGCCTCTTACTGCAGCCCCCGCCGCTGCCC gccTACACGATCCAGGGACAGTACGCCATCCCCCACCCAGAT CAGTTGACCAAGCTCCACCAGCTGGCCATGCAGCAAACCCCCTTTCCTCCCCTCGGACAGACCAACCCCGCTTTCCCCG GTCTGGACGCCAGCCCCCCCGCCAGCACTCACGAGCTCACCATTCCCAATGAT CTAATAGGCTGCATAATTGGACGCCAGGGGACCAAAATCAATGAAATTCGACAGATGTCTGGAGCGCAGATCAAAATCGCCAATGCCACGGAGGGGTCGTCAGAGCGCCAGATCACCATCACGGGGACCCCGGCCAACATCAGCCTTGCCCAGTACCTCATCAACGCCAG GCTGACGTCCGAGGTCACCGGGATGGGCGCGCTCTAA
- the PCBP3 gene encoding poly(rC)-binding protein 3 isoform X4: protein MGEGDTIWAPSVLPHGTLGTLSHHPQLHFGRKMESKVSEGGLNVTLTIRLLMHGKEVGSIIGKKGETVKKMREESGARINISEGNCPERIVTITGPTDAIFKAFAMIAYKFEEDIINCMTNSPATSKPPVTLRLVVPASQCGSLIGKGGSKIKEIRESTGAQVQVAGDMLPNSTERAVTISGTPDAIIQCVKQICVVMLESPPKGATIPYRPKPASTPVIFAGGQVRAEPLSASTANLSLLLQPPPLPAYTIQGQYAIPHPDLTKLHQLAMQQTPFPPLGQTNPAFPGLDASPPASTHELTIPNDLIGCIIGRQGTKINEIRQMSGAQIKIANATEGSSERQITITGTPANISLAQYLINARLTSEVTGMGAL from the exons GTGACACCATCTGGGCCCCATCTGTCCTTCCTCACGGCACCCTCGGCACCTTGAGCCACCACCCCCagctacattttggaagaaagATGGAGTCCAAGGTCTCAGAAGGTGGCCTGAACGTGACGCTGAccatccgcctgctgatgcacggcAAG GAAGTTGGCAGCATCATCGGgaag AAAGGAGAGACCGTGAAGAAGATGCGTGAAGAG AGCGGGGCAAGGATCAACATCTCGGAAGGAAACTGCCCAGAAAGAATCGTGACCATCACGGGCCCGACAGACGCCATCTTCAAGGCCTTTGCCATGATCGCCTACAAGTTTGAGGAG gacATCATTAACTGCATGACCAACAGCCCGGCCACCAGCAAGCCCCCGGTGACGCTGAGGTTGGTGGTCCCCGCCAGCCAGTGCGGGTCCCTGATCGGCAAAGGCGGCTCCAAGATCAAGGAGATCAGGGAG TCCACAGGTGCCCAGGTCCAGGTGGCCGGGGACATGCTGCCCAACTCCACGGAGCGGGCAGTGACCATCTCGGGGACCCCCGACGCCATCATCCAGTGTGTCAAGCAGATCTGTGTGGTCATGCTGGAG TCCCCACCGAAAGGTGCCACCATTCCCTACCGCCCAAAGCCCGCCTCCACCCCTGTCATTTTTGCAGGTGGTCAGGTAAGAGCCGAGCCGCTCTCGGCCTCCACTGCCAACCTCAGCCTCTTACTGCAGCCCCCGCCGCTGCCC gccTACACGATCCAGGGACAGTACGCCATCCCCCACCCAGAT TTGACCAAGCTCCACCAGCTGGCCATGCAGCAAACCCCCTTTCCTCCCCTCGGACAGACCAACCCCGCTTTCCCCG GTCTGGACGCCAGCCCCCCCGCCAGCACTCACGAGCTCACCATTCCCAATGAT CTAATAGGCTGCATAATTGGACGCCAGGGGACCAAAATCAATGAAATTCGACAGATGTCTGGAGCGCAGATCAAAATCGCCAATGCCACGGAGGGGTCGTCAGAGCGCCAGATCACCATCACGGGGACCCCGGCCAACATCAGCCTTGCCCAGTACCTCATCAACGCCAG GCTGACGTCCGAGGTCACCGGGATGGGCGCGCTCTAA
- the PCBP3 gene encoding poly(rC)-binding protein 3 isoform X8, with protein MGEGDTIWAPSVLPHGTLGTLSHHPQLHFGRKMESKVSEGGLNVTLTIRLLMHGKEVGSIIGKKGETVKKMREESGARINISEGNCPERIVTITGPTDAIFKAFAMIAYKFEEDIINCMTNSPATSKPPVTLRLVVPASQCGSLIGKGGSKIKEIRESTGAQVQVAGDMLPNSTERAVTISGTPDAIIQCVKQICVVMLESPPKGATIPYRPKPASTPVIFAGGQAYTIQGQYAIPHPDLTKLHQLAMQQTPFPPLGQTNPAFPGLDASPPASTHELTIPNDLIGCIIGRQGTKINEIRQMSGAQIKIANATEGSSERQITITGTPANISLAQYLINARLTSEVTGMGAL; from the exons GTGACACCATCTGGGCCCCATCTGTCCTTCCTCACGGCACCCTCGGCACCTTGAGCCACCACCCCCagctacattttggaagaaagATGGAGTCCAAGGTCTCAGAAGGTGGCCTGAACGTGACGCTGAccatccgcctgctgatgcacggcAAG GAAGTTGGCAGCATCATCGGgaag AAAGGAGAGACCGTGAAGAAGATGCGTGAAGAG AGCGGGGCAAGGATCAACATCTCGGAAGGAAACTGCCCAGAAAGAATCGTGACCATCACGGGCCCGACAGACGCCATCTTCAAGGCCTTTGCCATGATCGCCTACAAGTTTGAGGAG gacATCATTAACTGCATGACCAACAGCCCGGCCACCAGCAAGCCCCCGGTGACGCTGAGGTTGGTGGTCCCCGCCAGCCAGTGCGGGTCCCTGATCGGCAAAGGCGGCTCCAAGATCAAGGAGATCAGGGAG TCCACAGGTGCCCAGGTCCAGGTGGCCGGGGACATGCTGCCCAACTCCACGGAGCGGGCAGTGACCATCTCGGGGACCCCCGACGCCATCATCCAGTGTGTCAAGCAGATCTGTGTGGTCATGCTGGAG TCCCCACCGAAAGGTGCCACCATTCCCTACCGCCCAAAGCCCGCCTCCACCCCTGTCATTTTTGCAGGTGGTCAG gccTACACGATCCAGGGACAGTACGCCATCCCCCACCCAGAT TTGACCAAGCTCCACCAGCTGGCCATGCAGCAAACCCCCTTTCCTCCCCTCGGACAGACCAACCCCGCTTTCCCCG GTCTGGACGCCAGCCCCCCCGCCAGCACTCACGAGCTCACCATTCCCAATGAT CTAATAGGCTGCATAATTGGACGCCAGGGGACCAAAATCAATGAAATTCGACAGATGTCTGGAGCGCAGATCAAAATCGCCAATGCCACGGAGGGGTCGTCAGAGCGCCAGATCACCATCACGGGGACCCCGGCCAACATCAGCCTTGCCCAGTACCTCATCAACGCCAG GCTGACGTCCGAGGTCACCGGGATGGGCGCGCTCTAA
- the PCBP3 gene encoding poly(rC)-binding protein 3 isoform X7, producing the protein MGEGDTIWAPSVLPHGTLGTLSHHPQLHFGRKMESKVSEGGLNVTLTIRLLMHGKEVGSIIGKKGETVKKMREESGARINISEGNCPERIVTITGPTDAIFKAFAMIAYKFEEDIINCMTNSPATSKPPVTLRLVVPASQCGSLIGKGGSKIKEIRESTGAQVQVAGDMLPNSTERAVTISGTPDAIIQCVKQICVVMLESPPKGATIPYRPKPASTPVIFAGGQAYTIQGQYAIPHPDQLTKLHQLAMQQTPFPPLGQTNPAFPGLDASPPASTHELTIPNDLIGCIIGRQGTKINEIRQMSGAQIKIANATEGSSERQITITGTPANISLAQYLINARLTSEVTGMGAL; encoded by the exons GTGACACCATCTGGGCCCCATCTGTCCTTCCTCACGGCACCCTCGGCACCTTGAGCCACCACCCCCagctacattttggaagaaagATGGAGTCCAAGGTCTCAGAAGGTGGCCTGAACGTGACGCTGAccatccgcctgctgatgcacggcAAG GAAGTTGGCAGCATCATCGGgaag AAAGGAGAGACCGTGAAGAAGATGCGTGAAGAG AGCGGGGCAAGGATCAACATCTCGGAAGGAAACTGCCCAGAAAGAATCGTGACCATCACGGGCCCGACAGACGCCATCTTCAAGGCCTTTGCCATGATCGCCTACAAGTTTGAGGAG gacATCATTAACTGCATGACCAACAGCCCGGCCACCAGCAAGCCCCCGGTGACGCTGAGGTTGGTGGTCCCCGCCAGCCAGTGCGGGTCCCTGATCGGCAAAGGCGGCTCCAAGATCAAGGAGATCAGGGAG TCCACAGGTGCCCAGGTCCAGGTGGCCGGGGACATGCTGCCCAACTCCACGGAGCGGGCAGTGACCATCTCGGGGACCCCCGACGCCATCATCCAGTGTGTCAAGCAGATCTGTGTGGTCATGCTGGAG TCCCCACCGAAAGGTGCCACCATTCCCTACCGCCCAAAGCCCGCCTCCACCCCTGTCATTTTTGCAGGTGGTCAG gccTACACGATCCAGGGACAGTACGCCATCCCCCACCCAGAT CAGTTGACCAAGCTCCACCAGCTGGCCATGCAGCAAACCCCCTTTCCTCCCCTCGGACAGACCAACCCCGCTTTCCCCG GTCTGGACGCCAGCCCCCCCGCCAGCACTCACGAGCTCACCATTCCCAATGAT CTAATAGGCTGCATAATTGGACGCCAGGGGACCAAAATCAATGAAATTCGACAGATGTCTGGAGCGCAGATCAAAATCGCCAATGCCACGGAGGGGTCGTCAGAGCGCCAGATCACCATCACGGGGACCCCGGCCAACATCAGCCTTGCCCAGTACCTCATCAACGCCAG GCTGACGTCCGAGGTCACCGGGATGGGCGCGCTCTAA
- the PCBP3 gene encoding poly(rC)-binding protein 3 isoform X6: MGEGDTIWAPSVLPHGTLGTLSHHPQLHFGRKMESKVSEGGLNVTLTIRLLMHGKEVGSIIGKKGETVKKMREESGARINISEGNCPERIVTITGPTDAIFKAFAMIAYKFEEDIINCMTNSPATSKPPVTLRLVVPASQCGSLIGKGGSKIKEIRESTGAQVQVAGDMLPNSTERAVTISGTPDAIIQCVKQICVVMLESPPKGATIPYRPKPASTPVIFAGGQAYTIQGQYAIPHPDLTKLHQLAMQQTPFPPLGQTNPAFPGEKLPLHSSEEAQNLMGQSSGLDASPPASTHELTIPNDLIGCIIGRQGTKINEIRQMSGAQIKIANATEGSSERQITITGTPANISLAQYLINARLTSEVTGMGAL; encoded by the exons GTGACACCATCTGGGCCCCATCTGTCCTTCCTCACGGCACCCTCGGCACCTTGAGCCACCACCCCCagctacattttggaagaaagATGGAGTCCAAGGTCTCAGAAGGTGGCCTGAACGTGACGCTGAccatccgcctgctgatgcacggcAAG GAAGTTGGCAGCATCATCGGgaag AAAGGAGAGACCGTGAAGAAGATGCGTGAAGAG AGCGGGGCAAGGATCAACATCTCGGAAGGAAACTGCCCAGAAAGAATCGTGACCATCACGGGCCCGACAGACGCCATCTTCAAGGCCTTTGCCATGATCGCCTACAAGTTTGAGGAG gacATCATTAACTGCATGACCAACAGCCCGGCCACCAGCAAGCCCCCGGTGACGCTGAGGTTGGTGGTCCCCGCCAGCCAGTGCGGGTCCCTGATCGGCAAAGGCGGCTCCAAGATCAAGGAGATCAGGGAG TCCACAGGTGCCCAGGTCCAGGTGGCCGGGGACATGCTGCCCAACTCCACGGAGCGGGCAGTGACCATCTCGGGGACCCCCGACGCCATCATCCAGTGTGTCAAGCAGATCTGTGTGGTCATGCTGGAG TCCCCACCGAAAGGTGCCACCATTCCCTACCGCCCAAAGCCCGCCTCCACCCCTGTCATTTTTGCAGGTGGTCAG gccTACACGATCCAGGGACAGTACGCCATCCCCCACCCAGAT TTGACCAAGCTCCACCAGCTGGCCATGCAGCAAACCCCCTTTCCTCCCCTCGGACAGACCAACCCCGCTTTCCCCG GAGAAAAGCTGCCTTTACACTCCTCCGAAGAAGCTCAAAATCTGATGGGCCAGTCGTCAG GTCTGGACGCCAGCCCCCCCGCCAGCACTCACGAGCTCACCATTCCCAATGAT CTAATAGGCTGCATAATTGGACGCCAGGGGACCAAAATCAATGAAATTCGACAGATGTCTGGAGCGCAGATCAAAATCGCCAATGCCACGGAGGGGTCGTCAGAGCGCCAGATCACCATCACGGGGACCCCGGCCAACATCAGCCTTGCCCAGTACCTCATCAACGCCAG GCTGACGTCCGAGGTCACCGGGATGGGCGCGCTCTAA
- the PCBP3 gene encoding poly(rC)-binding protein 3 isoform X5 has product MGEGDTIWAPSVLPHGTLGTLSHHPQLHFGRKMESKVSEGGLNVTLTIRLLMHGKEVGSIIGKKGETVKKMREESGARINISEGNCPERIVTITGPTDAIFKAFAMIAYKFEEDIINCMTNSPATSKPPVTLRLVVPASQCGSLIGKGGSKIKEIRESTGAQVQVAGDMLPNSTERAVTISGTPDAIIQCVKQICVVMLESPPKGATIPYRPKPASTPVIFAGGQAYTIQGQYAIPHPDQLTKLHQLAMQQTPFPPLGQTNPAFPGEKLPLHSSEEAQNLMGQSSGLDASPPASTHELTIPNDLIGCIIGRQGTKINEIRQMSGAQIKIANATEGSSERQITITGTPANISLAQYLINARLTSEVTGMGAL; this is encoded by the exons GTGACACCATCTGGGCCCCATCTGTCCTTCCTCACGGCACCCTCGGCACCTTGAGCCACCACCCCCagctacattttggaagaaagATGGAGTCCAAGGTCTCAGAAGGTGGCCTGAACGTGACGCTGAccatccgcctgctgatgcacggcAAG GAAGTTGGCAGCATCATCGGgaag AAAGGAGAGACCGTGAAGAAGATGCGTGAAGAG AGCGGGGCAAGGATCAACATCTCGGAAGGAAACTGCCCAGAAAGAATCGTGACCATCACGGGCCCGACAGACGCCATCTTCAAGGCCTTTGCCATGATCGCCTACAAGTTTGAGGAG gacATCATTAACTGCATGACCAACAGCCCGGCCACCAGCAAGCCCCCGGTGACGCTGAGGTTGGTGGTCCCCGCCAGCCAGTGCGGGTCCCTGATCGGCAAAGGCGGCTCCAAGATCAAGGAGATCAGGGAG TCCACAGGTGCCCAGGTCCAGGTGGCCGGGGACATGCTGCCCAACTCCACGGAGCGGGCAGTGACCATCTCGGGGACCCCCGACGCCATCATCCAGTGTGTCAAGCAGATCTGTGTGGTCATGCTGGAG TCCCCACCGAAAGGTGCCACCATTCCCTACCGCCCAAAGCCCGCCTCCACCCCTGTCATTTTTGCAGGTGGTCAG gccTACACGATCCAGGGACAGTACGCCATCCCCCACCCAGAT CAGTTGACCAAGCTCCACCAGCTGGCCATGCAGCAAACCCCCTTTCCTCCCCTCGGACAGACCAACCCCGCTTTCCCCG GAGAAAAGCTGCCTTTACACTCCTCCGAAGAAGCTCAAAATCTGATGGGCCAGTCGTCAG GTCTGGACGCCAGCCCCCCCGCCAGCACTCACGAGCTCACCATTCCCAATGAT CTAATAGGCTGCATAATTGGACGCCAGGGGACCAAAATCAATGAAATTCGACAGATGTCTGGAGCGCAGATCAAAATCGCCAATGCCACGGAGGGGTCGTCAGAGCGCCAGATCACCATCACGGGGACCCCGGCCAACATCAGCCTTGCCCAGTACCTCATCAACGCCAG GCTGACGTCCGAGGTCACCGGGATGGGCGCGCTCTAA
- the PCBP3 gene encoding poly(rC)-binding protein 3 isoform X9, with the protein MGEGDTIWAPSVLPHGTLGTLSHHPQLHFGRKMESKVSEGGLNVTLTIRLLMHGKEVGSIIGKKGETVKKMREESGARINISEGNCPERIVTITGPTDAIFKAFAMIAYKFEEDIINCMTNSPATSKPPVTLRLVVPASQCGSLIGKGGSKIKEIRESTGAQVQVAGDMLPNSTERAVTISGTPDAIIQCVKQICVVMLEAYTIQGQYAIPHPDQLTKLHQLAMQQTPFPPLGQTNPAFPGEKLPLHSSEEAQNLMGQSSGLDASPPASTHELTIPNDLIGCIIGRQGTKINEIRQMSGAQIKIANATEGSSERQITITGTPANISLAQYLINARLTSEVTGMGAL; encoded by the exons GTGACACCATCTGGGCCCCATCTGTCCTTCCTCACGGCACCCTCGGCACCTTGAGCCACCACCCCCagctacattttggaagaaagATGGAGTCCAAGGTCTCAGAAGGTGGCCTGAACGTGACGCTGAccatccgcctgctgatgcacggcAAG GAAGTTGGCAGCATCATCGGgaag AAAGGAGAGACCGTGAAGAAGATGCGTGAAGAG AGCGGGGCAAGGATCAACATCTCGGAAGGAAACTGCCCAGAAAGAATCGTGACCATCACGGGCCCGACAGACGCCATCTTCAAGGCCTTTGCCATGATCGCCTACAAGTTTGAGGAG gacATCATTAACTGCATGACCAACAGCCCGGCCACCAGCAAGCCCCCGGTGACGCTGAGGTTGGTGGTCCCCGCCAGCCAGTGCGGGTCCCTGATCGGCAAAGGCGGCTCCAAGATCAAGGAGATCAGGGAG TCCACAGGTGCCCAGGTCCAGGTGGCCGGGGACATGCTGCCCAACTCCACGGAGCGGGCAGTGACCATCTCGGGGACCCCCGACGCCATCATCCAGTGTGTCAAGCAGATCTGTGTGGTCATGCTGGAG gccTACACGATCCAGGGACAGTACGCCATCCCCCACCCAGAT CAGTTGACCAAGCTCCACCAGCTGGCCATGCAGCAAACCCCCTTTCCTCCCCTCGGACAGACCAACCCCGCTTTCCCCG GAGAAAAGCTGCCTTTACACTCCTCCGAAGAAGCTCAAAATCTGATGGGCCAGTCGTCAG GTCTGGACGCCAGCCCCCCCGCCAGCACTCACGAGCTCACCATTCCCAATGAT CTAATAGGCTGCATAATTGGACGCCAGGGGACCAAAATCAATGAAATTCGACAGATGTCTGGAGCGCAGATCAAAATCGCCAATGCCACGGAGGGGTCGTCAGAGCGCCAGATCACCATCACGGGGACCCCGGCCAACATCAGCCTTGCCCAGTACCTCATCAACGCCAG GCTGACGTCCGAGGTCACCGGGATGGGCGCGCTCTAA
- the PCBP3 gene encoding poly(rC)-binding protein 3 isoform X10, with the protein MGEGDTIWAPSVLPHGTLGTLSHHPQLHFGRKMESKVSEGGLNVTLTIRLLMHGKEVGSIIGKKGETVKKMREESGARINISEGNCPERIVTITGPTDAIFKAFAMIAYKFEEDIINCMTNSPATSKPPVTLRLVVPASQCGSLIGKGGSKIKEIRESTGAQVQVAGDMLPNSTERAVTISGTPDAIIQCVKQICVVMLEAYTIQGQYAIPHPDLTKLHQLAMQQTPFPPLGQTNPAFPGEKLPLHSSEEAQNLMGQSSGLDASPPASTHELTIPNDLIGCIIGRQGTKINEIRQMSGAQIKIANATEGSSERQITITGTPANISLAQYLINARLTSEVTGMGAL; encoded by the exons GTGACACCATCTGGGCCCCATCTGTCCTTCCTCACGGCACCCTCGGCACCTTGAGCCACCACCCCCagctacattttggaagaaagATGGAGTCCAAGGTCTCAGAAGGTGGCCTGAACGTGACGCTGAccatccgcctgctgatgcacggcAAG GAAGTTGGCAGCATCATCGGgaag AAAGGAGAGACCGTGAAGAAGATGCGTGAAGAG AGCGGGGCAAGGATCAACATCTCGGAAGGAAACTGCCCAGAAAGAATCGTGACCATCACGGGCCCGACAGACGCCATCTTCAAGGCCTTTGCCATGATCGCCTACAAGTTTGAGGAG gacATCATTAACTGCATGACCAACAGCCCGGCCACCAGCAAGCCCCCGGTGACGCTGAGGTTGGTGGTCCCCGCCAGCCAGTGCGGGTCCCTGATCGGCAAAGGCGGCTCCAAGATCAAGGAGATCAGGGAG TCCACAGGTGCCCAGGTCCAGGTGGCCGGGGACATGCTGCCCAACTCCACGGAGCGGGCAGTGACCATCTCGGGGACCCCCGACGCCATCATCCAGTGTGTCAAGCAGATCTGTGTGGTCATGCTGGAG gccTACACGATCCAGGGACAGTACGCCATCCCCCACCCAGAT TTGACCAAGCTCCACCAGCTGGCCATGCAGCAAACCCCCTTTCCTCCCCTCGGACAGACCAACCCCGCTTTCCCCG GAGAAAAGCTGCCTTTACACTCCTCCGAAGAAGCTCAAAATCTGATGGGCCAGTCGTCAG GTCTGGACGCCAGCCCCCCCGCCAGCACTCACGAGCTCACCATTCCCAATGAT CTAATAGGCTGCATAATTGGACGCCAGGGGACCAAAATCAATGAAATTCGACAGATGTCTGGAGCGCAGATCAAAATCGCCAATGCCACGGAGGGGTCGTCAGAGCGCCAGATCACCATCACGGGGACCCCGGCCAACATCAGCCTTGCCCAGTACCTCATCAACGCCAG GCTGACGTCCGAGGTCACCGGGATGGGCGCGCTCTAA